The following proteins come from a genomic window of Anopheles ziemanni chromosome 3, idAnoZiCoDA_A2_x.2, whole genome shotgun sequence:
- the LOC131285063 gene encoding cyclin-dependent kinase 20 — protein sequence MDDYMPSRYQLLGRIGEGVHGVVVKARDLQSDDKIVAIKKLSLRTKFGVVCLNTVREIRALQHCRCDNVLELLDMYPDLAGISLVFEYMPHTLYSKLKDEENPLSRATVRRYIAMLLRGLAYLHGVHIMHRDIKPANLLIDRHDVLKIADFGLARIYTDPHLRPPDRSYSPQVATRWYRAPEILWGCQRYGPSIDLWASGAVLAEMLRGVPLFAGATDIEQLALVVRTLGTPNLKDWPEVRSLPDYNKIRFPNSRGERWEDIFPSCTTRDEIGLVDGLVRYNPAKRLTAEEALLHPYFSDAASVGE from the exons ATGGACGATTATATGCCGTCGCGCTATCAGCTGCTCGGGCGCATCGGCGAAGGAGTCCACGGGGTCGTCGTGAAGGCACGGGATCTGCAGAGCGATGACAAGATTGTGGCCATCAAAAAGCTATCGCTGCGGACAAAGTTCGGCGTTGTTTGTCTGAACACTGTCCGGGAGATCCGTGCTCTGCAGCACTGCCGCTGTGACAAT GTGCTGGAGCTGCTGGATATGTACCCGGATCTGGCAGGCATTTCCCTGGTATTCGAGTACATGCCGCACACGCTGTACAGCAAGCTGAAGGATGAGGAAAACCCACTGTCCAGGGCAACCGTGAGACGATACATCGCCATGCTGCTGCGAGGCTTGGCATACCTGCACGGGGTACACATAATGCACCGGGATATTAAGCCGGCCAACCTGCTCATCGACCGGCACGACGTGCTGAAGATAGCCGATTTTGGGCTGGCCCGCATCTACACCGATCCGCACCTGCGACCTCCGGATCGCTCGTACTCACCGCAGGTAGCCACGCGCTGGTACCGTGCGCCCGAAATACTTTGGGGCTGCCAGAGGTACGGTCCATCGATCGACCTGTGGGCTTCTGGGGCCGTCTTGGCCGAGATGCTCCGCGGCGTCCCGCTGTTTGCCGGCGCCACCGACATCGAGCAGCTGGCCCTCGTCGTCCGCACGCTCGGCACACCGAACCTGAAGGACTGGCCCGAAGTGCGAAGCCTGCCGGATTATAACAAAATCCGCTTTCCGAACTCGCGCGGCGAGCGGTGGGAGGACATCTTCCCCAGCTGCACCACGCGGGACGAGATCGGCCTCGTCGATGGGTTGGTACGCTATAATCCTGCGAAACGTCTTACGGCCGAAGAG GCTTTACTTCATCCTTACTTCAGCGACGCAGCGAGTGTCGGGGAGTGA